Proteins co-encoded in one Planctomycetaceae bacterium genomic window:
- a CDS encoding RNB domain-containing ribonuclease, producing PEERAINFALLRSMKQAEYSPEDFGHYALNEEDYSHFTSPIRRYPDLTIHRIVGDLAAGRKPKPDNMAELVQLGKHCSRTERRAERAERELTKIKLLRYMATRVGEEMDAFVTGVESFGMFCQGVDIPAEGLIHISALTNDFYTFDQPTRTLTGDRTKRQYRLGDRVRVVIARVDIDRRQLDLRLADKQPPAAAAPSKKQPSPKGRVRQSTSSTSGSQRKTKTSQRKSAGKKSPEKPGKASGRRQGRRKR from the coding sequence CCGGAAGAACGAGCCATCAACTTCGCGCTGCTGCGTTCGATGAAGCAGGCCGAATACAGCCCCGAAGATTTCGGCCACTACGCGCTGAACGAAGAAGATTACAGCCACTTCACAAGTCCGATTCGCCGCTACCCGGACCTGACGATTCACCGTATCGTCGGCGACCTGGCAGCCGGACGGAAACCGAAACCGGACAACATGGCCGAACTTGTGCAGCTGGGAAAGCACTGTTCGCGCACCGAACGCCGGGCCGAGCGAGCCGAGCGGGAACTGACAAAGATCAAGCTGCTGCGTTACATGGCCACTCGCGTCGGCGAAGAAATGGACGCCTTCGTCACGGGAGTCGAAAGCTTCGGCATGTTCTGTCAGGGAGTTGACATCCCGGCCGAGGGACTGATTCACATCAGCGCGCTGACGAATGATTTCTACACATTCGATCAGCCAACTCGGACGCTGACCGGCGATCGAACCAAGCGACAATATCGCCTGGGCGACCGTGTCCGCGTCGTCATTGCCAGAGTCGACATCGATCGCCGCCAGCTCGACCTGCGCCTGGCAGACAAGCAGCCACCCGCCGCCGCAGCGCCTTCGAAGAAACAACCGTCGCCAAAAGGGCGCGTCCGACAATCGACTTCCTCCACATCCGGTTCGCAGCGAAAGACAAAGACGTCGCAGCGGAAGTCGGCCGGAAAAAAATCGCCTGAAAAACCCGGCAAAGCGTCCGGGCGCCGGCAGGGACGCCGCAAGCGATAG
- a CDS encoding ABC transporter ATP-binding protein: protein MTSTTVLTVTDFHKAYEGVPAVSGVTFTVQPGQILGVIGPNGAGKTTTMRALAAVIPPTSGSMHVGGFDVEKDPVAVKQRLALVPDDPGLFSNLTVDDHLAFTAAAYRVTDAARKADSLLKQFGLEHKRSAAAKDLSRGMRQKLAICCAWLYDPIALLLDEPLTGLDPAGIRTLKKSIRQRAAAGAGVMISSHLLAMVEDVCTHILLIDQGRQTFFGTVAELRLRYADLNEGVSLEEIFFAATGALNDESPHSEATAVLA, encoded by the coding sequence GTGACCTCGACAACCGTGCTGACCGTTACAGATTTCCACAAGGCCTACGAAGGCGTCCCCGCCGTTTCGGGTGTGACGTTTACTGTGCAACCGGGCCAGATTCTGGGAGTGATCGGACCGAACGGAGCCGGCAAGACGACCACCATGCGAGCTCTCGCGGCCGTGATTCCGCCGACGTCCGGGTCGATGCACGTCGGCGGATTCGACGTTGAAAAGGATCCGGTTGCGGTGAAGCAGCGGCTGGCTCTGGTGCCCGATGATCCCGGCCTGTTCTCGAATCTGACGGTTGATGATCACCTTGCGTTCACGGCCGCTGCCTATCGCGTTACCGATGCCGCTCGCAAGGCGGACAGCCTGCTGAAGCAGTTCGGCCTGGAACACAAACGCAGCGCTGCGGCGAAAGACCTGTCTCGCGGCATGAGACAAAAGCTGGCCATCTGTTGTGCATGGCTGTACGACCCGATTGCTCTGCTGCTGGATGAACCGCTGACGGGCCTGGATCCGGCCGGAATTCGGACTCTGAAGAAGTCAATTCGCCAGCGCGCAGCGGCGGGAGCGGGCGTGATGATCAGCTCGCACCTGCTGGCCATGGTCGAAGACGTGTGTACTCACATTCTGCTGATCGATCAGGGCCGACAGACATTCTTCGGAACAGTCGCGGAACTACGACTCCGGTACGCTGACCTGAACGAAGGTGTCAGCCTGGAAGAAATCTTCTTTGCGGCAACCGGCGCACTCAACGACGAGTCACCGCACAGTGAAGCGACGGCTGTGCTGGCGTGA